ACTACCCCATCTCCGACCAGGACTAATATCCGGGGTGGGATAGAGACGAGAATTCGAACTTTACAGGGTAAGTAAACATCGCCCCGTGTTTGTTGTCTGTAGTTCGTTAGGATCTGTTAGGGACCGCGAACAACGGATAGCGGACCATAGACCGTGGATAAAAATTGGATTCTTTTTGTTGTCCTGTTGTTAAGTATCACCTTTTTTGCTTTACCGGCCTTGGCAGAAATTAAAGCAGGGACTTCAGAACTGGGGTTAAGTTTAGGCGTCCTTCGAGGAGATGATCTTGGCTCGGTTTTAGTATCTTTTCCAGATGATCCGACCACACCTCAGGATGAAAGTCAAGTTTTACCCTTTGAGACTCAAGTAAAAGACGGCTTCTTCCTGGGGTTTGAATATACCTTTCATTTTACAACCTGGTTGGGTACAGAACTGGATCTGGCCCTTATCCCCAATGTATCCGTGGAAGCTTCGGATTTAGGTAAGCTCTTCGACATGGACATTCGTTTCTTCAATGCCAACGCCGTTGTACATCTACTGAATGGTCGCTTTGTTCCCTTTGTAACGGCTGGAATTGGAATTGCCGACTTCAGTAGCGAAACCATCGATTCGACCCAGTTCATCAATGAATCCGACTTTGCACTCAACTTTGGAGGTGGTTTCAAAGTATTTTTGACCGATACTTTTCTTCTTCGGGCAGATATCCGAGATTATCGAACGACACCTGAAGATTTAAATACCCTGAACCTGATTCGGATTAGTGGAGGGGTTGCGTTTACCTTTTGATTTTTATTCAAGGTGGGAAGTGTGGGGGGGGGGAGTAGAGTGAAGTATCGGCCCTCCCTTCTATCTCCCCATCCGAGACGAAGGACAGAGTTGGTCTACGACAAGCTAAAACTAGATGGAAAAGTTGCCCTGGTCACAGGAGGTGGGCGGGGTTTGGGAAGGGCTATGGCTCAAGCGCTGGCAGAGGCAGGGGCCGACGTAGTTGTTGTAAGTCGAACGGTTCAAGAAATTGAAGAAACTGCTGATTCCATTCGGAAAATGGGAAGGAAGGCCCTGGCAATCCCAACCGATATCCTCCAGATTCAGCAGGTAGAAAAGGCCGTCCAGATAACCCTGAAAGAATTTGGGAAGATCGATATTCTGGTCAATAATTCGGGAGTTGCGGTGGTTAAACCTCTGTTAGATCTTACCCTGGAGGAATGGAATCAGGTTATTCAGACCAATTTAACCGGGGTTTTCATTGTATCTAAAACGGTCGGAAAGCACATGGCCGAGCGAAGGCAGGGAAAAGTTATCAATATGGCTTCCGTTGCCGGGGTTCGAGGTGTTACGACCCTATCGGCTTATGCAGCCAGTAAAGCCGCTGTGATTAACCTCACCCGATGCATGGCCGCAGAATGGGTTAAATATAACATTCGAGTCAATGCCATTGCCCCGGGTTATTTCTATACTTCTATGTCTGCACCTGGTTTAGATAATGAAAAAATTCGGGAAGCCATTCTCTCTAAAATTCCCCTTCGCCGGGTGGGACAACCTGAAGAACTTGGACCCCTGGTGGTATACCTGGCTTCCGAAGCATCCGATTTTATGACCGGAGAAACTATCTTTATTGATGGAGGTCAATCTATCTGATGGAAGAGGTGTGGGAGAACGGAGGAATGGGGGAAAGGAGATTCTAAAAATCGATCTTTCTGACTCTCCGATCTCTTTATTCTTCCCTTCTTTAATCCCCTGACGTGGGCGATAAAATTCAACAGAACGGAGACATCTATCAAACTAAGGAACTTCTCCGCGTCCTTTCATACCTTCAATACCCTGTAGCCCTTTTGAACCTGAGCGGAACGATAAAATGGGCCAATCCGGCCCTGGAGAGACTTTGGGGTTACAACCAGGAGGAATTGAAAAGAAAAAAAATAACTTTCCTTTACTCCAAGGAATCTCGAAAGAACTTGCCAAAAATTCAAGAGATCTTAACTAAAGATAGCTGGCAGGGTGACCTTGTGGTTCTTAGAAAAGATAAAACAGAATCTCCTGTCTCTGTAGCCCTCCAGGTCATACGGGATGACGAGGGAAAACCGCTATCCCTCCTCAAACTTATTCAGGAATTAACTTCCCAAAAAGCCATGGAAAAACAGTTGATCCAATCTGAAAAGCTGATTGTGATCGGAACTTTAGCGGCAGGAGTTGCCCACGAGCTGAATCAACCCCTTATGGTCATCCGGGGCTACACCCAGATTCTTCTCTCTAACCATCAGAATGATCCCGAATTAAAAGACTCCCTTAAAAGAATTGAAGGGCAAACCACTCGAATGATGAAGATCATCCAACATCTGAGGGATTTTTCCAGAGGATCCACCGGAATGAAGGAACCCCTCTCCATCAATCAAATCATTGAAAATGCCTTTACTTTACTTAATCAACAACTGAAAGCTCACAATATTGAGGTTATCAAGGAGCTGGCTCAAGACCTCCCTCAAATTAAGGCCGATGCCAATCAATTGGAGCAGGTCATTATCAACTTAATTGTAAATGCCCGGGATGCCCTGGATCAAAAGGGAGGTGGAGAAATCAAAGTGGTCAGTCGCTTTAAAAAGCCCGATAAGGTAGAGGTTTTAGTCTCGGATACAGGGATTGGCATGCCACCCCATATAAAAAATCACATTTTTGAACCCTTCTTTACCACTAAGGAAGCTGGAAAAGGAACCGGCCTGGGATTGAATATCAGTCAGAGAATTATTAAAGATCATGGAGGAGACATCTCTGTGACCAGTACGGAAGGGAAAGGAACAACCTTTGTTCTGACCTTCCCGATCTATAAGTAGCAACTTGTTTGATGTTCGTTGTTCTCAACAATCGTTGGCCCCTATAGATAGATGGTTAATTAGCCGTCCGTTATCTGTTGTCCATATGGATAGGGATACACTATGGACAATGGACAACGGAGAAAACTCATGAAACCTAAAGTGTTTGTCTCTAGAATGCTTCCGCAGAGTGCCCTGGATATCATCAAACAGAACTGTGACATGGAGCTTAATACCGCCGATGTTCGATTGAGTAAACAGGAGTTAATCGATAAAATCCGCGATAAAGAGGGCCTTCTTTGCCTTTTAACAGATACCATCGATGCCGAGGTTTTAAACTCCAGTCCCACGCTTAAAATTGTAGCCAATGTTGCCGTTGGATATAACAATATTGATGTTAAGGCCGCCACTCAAAGAAAAATTATGGTTACCAATACACCCGGGGTTTTGGATAATACAACCGGTGATTTTACGTGGGCTTTACTTCTGGCCGTTGCCCGTCGGGTCGTCGAAGCAGATAAGTTTACCCGGGCAGGTCTTTATAAAGAATGGGGGCTTCAATTATTCCTGGGTGCAGATGTTTATGGAAAAACCTTAGGTATTATCGGATTAGGAAGAATCGGACAGGTGGTTGCCAAACGGGCCCAGGGATTCGATATGCGGATCCTTTACTATGATGTTGTAAGAGCCAAACCGGAAATCGAAGAACGTTACAAAGCCACCTTTGTGGATAAGGATACCCTTCTGAGGGAATCTGATTTTGTGACATTACATGTCCCTTTATTCCCTGAGACTACCCACTTCATATCCACCCGAGAATTTAACCTTATGAAACCCACAGCTTTCCTGATCAACGCCTCACGAGGACCTGTGGTGGATGAAGCAGCCCTGGTAGAGGCTTTAAGAACCAGGCGAATTGCCGGTGCGGCTTTAGATGTTTATGAGAAGGAACCTGAGATTCATCCGGGTTTAATTCCTCTGGATAATGTGGTTCTGGCTCCTCACATTGCCAGCGCTTCTGTAGAAACCAGGACAAAAATGGCCGTCATGGCCGCAGAAAACCTGGTTGCAGGCGTTACAGGGAAAAGACCTCCCAATCTCGTAAATCCAGAAGTTTTACAGTAACCCGTCCACCTGACAGGCAGGAAGGGAAGGAATTAATTTAGAATTATAAGGCGAAACCCTGTTTCGCCTCTCCTAAACTCAAGACCCCCCGCTCTCTGACTTCCCACTCAGAGTAATAAGCTGCTCAGAGAGATCCTGTTTCCATACTGATTTGGCAAAATGATGACTTATGAACCCTGTCATGTTAAGGAAAATCATTGCCCGGCAATATCAATGGCATGAAGCCCGATTTCAAACCCAAAACGTTTCTATTTCGGGCTCTGATCCGATTCCGGTCGTTGAGCCGAAAATCTGTACGGTTCAAGATATTTACAAATGCCTTCATCAAGGAGAGTTTGGAATGGGTCATCTTATTGGGGATGTAGATCAGGCCCGAGCCTGGTTTAAAAAGGAATTTGAGGAAGCTATCCCCGAGGAAGAAGAACCTCTGAGAGAAATAGTCTCTATAGATGGCCAGACCCTCCGAATCAATTTCCGTCCTTATAAGGCCCGGATCGGTAAGGATCCGGTTGCCAGAGAGAAACTTTTTCAGATTTGTGTGGAATCAGCCCGTAGTTCTCAAGGATCTCCAGAACACTTTTTTACTCTCTTAGAGACCTTTCTTCAGCTTAATCAGAACCACACTATTCAAATCAAAGGGATTATTTACGCCTTTCCGTTTAAGGTTCTGGAGGGTTTTCTTGAAGGAATTCAACAAACCTGGCGAGATACCGGACAGGTTCCCGTTTATCATCATTCGGAGGTCTATCGGATCCATAACAGGCCTGCCTATCGGGTAGTAAACAGGAAGTTTTTAGCCGAGCTCCTACCGGGCTCGGTGGGATAGAGAACTTTTATACCCATGTAAATTTCAGAAAAGTTTTAAAATAACTCTGTTCTCGTGGATTTCTTGTAATACCAACTTCCCATTGAAATTCGATCTGAGCATAGAGGCATGTTGCAACGTACCCTTGCCCTCTGGGGATAATTTCAAAATGAATTTGGTCTAAGAAATTCTTCAAAAATGAAAAAGCCTGAACAGAGTTCATTTGAGCTTTGTTCAGGCTTTTTGGTGCCAGGCCAGATTCAGCTTACTTATTAAGCCAGGGCCATTTAACAGCTTCTGCAGAGAAAGTCGTAGTTCCTACCATCTTACCCTCGATGGTTACATTCTTCTTTTCCTCGGCTGAAAGTCTCGGAATATCTTTTAGAAGAGGAGATTCCTGTAGAAGAACCAACTTACCATCCTGGGTTTTAACCACGTGGGGATGATCCCCACCCGGGCAAACTCCTGGCTCGAGTTTTACTCCATCGGCCGTCGGCAATACACAATAAATATGCCCTGTAATAGCCTGTTTTTCCTCTGCAGCCAGAACTAAGGTCGCCGTGAAAATCCAGAGAACCACCATGACCCCGGATATGACTTGTTTTAGATTCAATCTCATAATTTACCTTTAATTTTTACAGGGATAAGGTGGAAAAGATCTTAGAGACCTTTTCTCCTTATTCCTGTCATATCTGACGGTTTATATTAAGAATGTCAGACCATCCACTGGCTTTGAAGTCTTCAGGAGAAGATTTTGAGATCCTCAACTTTAAGTAGATAATCTTAGCAGGCAGGAGGCCTGCACTCTCAAAAGGATTCCGATCCTCGACTTTAAGTAAATAA
This sequence is a window from Candidatus Limnocylindrales bacterium. Protein-coding genes within it:
- a CDS encoding outer membrane beta-barrel protein, with translation MDKNWILFVVLLLSITFFALPALAEIKAGTSELGLSLGVLRGDDLGSVLVSFPDDPTTPQDESQVLPFETQVKDGFFLGFEYTFHFTTWLGTELDLALIPNVSVEASDLGKLFDMDIRFFNANAVVHLLNGRFVPFVTAGIGIADFSSETIDSTQFINESDFALNFGGGFKVFLTDTFLLRADIRDYRTTPEDLNTLNLIRISGGVAFTF
- a CDS encoding glucose 1-dehydrogenase, with the translated sequence MKYRPSLLSPHPRRRTELVYDKLKLDGKVALVTGGGRGLGRAMAQALAEAGADVVVVSRTVQEIEETADSIRKMGRKALAIPTDILQIQQVEKAVQITLKEFGKIDILVNNSGVAVVKPLLDLTLEEWNQVIQTNLTGVFIVSKTVGKHMAERRQGKVINMASVAGVRGVTTLSAYAASKAAVINLTRCMAAEWVKYNIRVNAIAPGYFYTSMSAPGLDNEKIREAILSKIPLRRVGQPEELGPLVVYLASEASDFMTGETIFIDGGQSI
- a CDS encoding ATP-binding protein; translation: MGDKIQQNGDIYQTKELLRVLSYLQYPVALLNLSGTIKWANPALERLWGYNQEELKRKKITFLYSKESRKNLPKIQEILTKDSWQGDLVVLRKDKTESPVSVALQVIRDDEGKPLSLLKLIQELTSQKAMEKQLIQSEKLIVIGTLAAGVAHELNQPLMVIRGYTQILLSNHQNDPELKDSLKRIEGQTTRMMKIIQHLRDFSRGSTGMKEPLSINQIIENAFTLLNQQLKAHNIEVIKELAQDLPQIKADANQLEQVIINLIVNARDALDQKGGGEIKVVSRFKKPDKVEVLVSDTGIGMPPHIKNHIFEPFFTTKEAGKGTGLGLNISQRIIKDHGGDISVTSTEGKGTTFVLTFPIYK
- a CDS encoding D-glycerate dehydrogenase; translated protein: MKPKVFVSRMLPQSALDIIKQNCDMELNTADVRLSKQELIDKIRDKEGLLCLLTDTIDAEVLNSSPTLKIVANVAVGYNNIDVKAATQRKIMVTNTPGVLDNTTGDFTWALLLAVARRVVEADKFTRAGLYKEWGLQLFLGADVYGKTLGIIGLGRIGQVVAKRAQGFDMRILYYDVVRAKPEIEERYKATFVDKDTLLRESDFVTLHVPLFPETTHFISTREFNLMKPTAFLINASRGPVVDEAALVEALRTRRIAGAALDVYEKEPEIHPGLIPLDNVVLAPHIASASVETRTKMAVMAAENLVAGVTGKRPPNLVNPEVLQ